From Streptomyces sp. SAI-135:
CGCGGCGGTGCCGGTGTCAGGCGGGAACGATGTTCTCGGCCGTCGGGCCCTTCTGGCCCTGCGCGATCTCGAACGACACCTTCTGACCTTCCAGCAGCTCACGGAAGCCCTGGGCGGCGATGTTGGAGTAGTGGGCGAAGACGTCGGCGCCGCCGCCGTCCTGCTCGATGAAGCCGAAGCCCTTTTCCGCGTTGAACCACTTCACGGTGCCAGTAGCCATGTCATATCTCCTTCGGAGGCGGTTTCGGAAATCACCCTGCGTGAATTCCGTGTCGCCGTGCTGATTAGCCCGTCGGAAATGAACCTTTTGGCAACCACACCTGCAACTGAGATCGACAGTAGCACGCTGCGATCGGCCGTGCGCGGGTGATGATTTGGCGTGGGTCGGCGTTTCCAGGAATACTCGCCGGACCCCTGCCCTATATCTCATTCGGTGGGCACAGATATTGCGATGCCCGGGGTGCGGCCTACCTCCCGCGCCGGCCGCCCGCACCCCTGTGACCTCCGGTGACGGCGGATCCGCGGTCGTCGCCGGCGTGGCGGACGGCGCCGCCCCGCACGCGCCGGAAGTGCGCCGACACGACGAATGTCACATCCCCTCGTGGCCCGCCCCGCCGGTCAGCTCCTCCAGTTCGGCGGCGTAGAAGAGCGCGGGGTCGAACCCCATCCCGGTGAAGTGGCCGGCGAGCTCCAGGGACAGGGTGCCGTGCAGCCGGGTCCAGAAGGTCAGGGCCCGGTGGAGGGTCGCGGCGGGGGCGGGGTGGTCGCCCGCCCAGTCCCGGTGTTCTTCGAGGTGGGCGGCGAACGGCGTCACCGGCCCGCCCGACGGCTGCCCGGCGATGGCGTCCAGGATGGCCGCCATGACCTCGGACGCGATCGCGGTGATGTCGTCCGGCGCGTGATAGCCGGGGACCGGTGTGCCGAAGAGGAGGAAGTAGCGCTGGGGGTCCTCCAGGGCCCAGGTCCGCAGGGCGCCCGCCAGTGCGCTGACGTCGGCGCCGGGCCGGGCGGCGGTGGCGCGGAAGGTGTCGGCGAGGCTGCGGTACGCGTCCCTGATGAGTTCGGTGATCAGCTCGTCGCGCCCCGCGTAGTACCGGTACAGGGCGGGTCCGCTCATGCCGAGCCGCTTGGCGATCGCGTTGAGGGAGAGCGCCGACGCGCCGGCCGTGGCGATCTGCTCCCACGCGTGCGCCTTGATCTCCGTGCGCACCTGGGCGCGGTAGCGCTCGCGCGGGGTCTTCGCTTCCGGATTCACCATGGTTAGAGGGTATCACTGAAGTTATTGACACTTCCGTACTCTGTAGTTATAACTTCTAACGAAAGCGAAGGCGCATAACAACGCCGGCAGTCAATCGTCTGTGTGGAGGTCGTCATGAACACCGAAGGACTCGTCGAGGTCGTCCTGCCGGGGAAGGTCGAGCCCGAGGGGCTGCAGATCCGGCACGGAGCGGTGCCCGCCGCGGGCCCCGGCCAGGTCGTGATCCGGATGGAGGCGACCGGCGTCTCCTTCGCCGAGCAGCAGATGCGCCGCGGCCGCTACTACGACCAGCCGCCGTTCCCCTTCGTCCCCGGCTACGACCTCGTCGGCACGGTGCTCGCGACGGGTGAGGGCGTCGACCCGCACCTGGCCGGCACCCGCGTCGCCGCCCTGGTCAAGGTCGGCGGCTGGGCCAGCCACGTCCTCGTCGACGCGGCGGACGTGGTGCCGGTGCCCGACGGCATCGGCGCCGCGGAGGCCGAGACCCTCGTCGTCAACGGCATCACCGCCTGGCAGAT
This genomic window contains:
- a CDS encoding cold-shock protein, producing MATGTVKWFNAEKGFGFIEQDGGGADVFAHYSNIAAQGFRELLEGQKVSFEIAQGQKGPTAENIVPA
- a CDS encoding TetR/AcrR family transcriptional regulator: MVNPEAKTPRERYRAQVRTEIKAHAWEQIATAGASALSLNAIAKRLGMSGPALYRYYAGRDELITELIRDAYRSLADTFRATAARPGADVSALAGALRTWALEDPQRYFLLFGTPVPGYHAPDDITAIASEVMAAILDAIAGQPSGGPVTPFAAHLEEHRDWAGDHPAPAATLHRALTFWTRLHGTLSLELAGHFTGMGFDPALFYAAELEELTGGAGHEGM